In Hemicordylus capensis ecotype Gifberg chromosome 3, rHemCap1.1.pri, whole genome shotgun sequence, one DNA window encodes the following:
- the LOC128349535 gene encoding olfactory receptor 52N4-like, giving the protein MTTPNDTGNTLQQFILNGIPGLEHAHIWISFPFFSMYLIGMVGNCGLLYIIWTEEALHRPMYYFLSMLSMTDIVMGTSTMPKAFCIFWLDVKEIGFKSCLVQMYFVHTFTGMESGVLMLMALDRFLAICYPLRYATILTNPIIVKVAMVTFLRGAVLILPFPFLVRKLRYCGTNIIAHTFCDHMSVVKLSCSSIHLDAIYGLAVALLIGGFDVFCITVSYFMILKAVVGLSSKEARSKAFGTCTAHICAITVSYKPAFFTFFAHRFGRHNVAPHVHIIMANLYLLLPPMMNPIVYGVKTKEIHESVLRLFHGGKVIVTHSH; this is encoded by the coding sequence ATGACAACTCCCAACGATACAGGCAACACCCTCCAGCAGTTCATCCTGAACGGGATCCCAGGACTGGAACATGCTCACATCTGGATCTCCTTCCCATTTTTCTCCATGTATCTCATTGGCATGGTGGGGAACTGTGGGCTCCTCTACATCATCTGGACCGAGGAGGCCCTTCACAGACCCATGTACTATTTCCTCTCCATGCTCTCCATGACCGACATAGTCATGGGCACATCAACGATGCCCAAAGCCTTCTGCATCTTCTGGCTAGATGTCAAGGAAATTGGCTTCAAATCCTGCCTGGTCCAGATGTATTTTGTGCACACATTCACTGGGATGGAATCTGGGGTGCTCATGCTGATGGCCCTGGACCGATTCCTTGCCATCTGTTACCCACTGAGGTATGCCACCATCTTGACTAACCCAATCATTGTCAAAGTGGCTATGGTTACGTTCCTAAGGGGAGCTGTCCTtattcttcctttccctttcttggTCAGGAAATTGCGATACTGTGGCACAAACATAATTGCTCACACCTTCTGTGACCACATGTCAGTTGTGAAGTTGTCTTGCAGCAGCATCCATTTGGATGCTATCTATGGCTTGGCTGTGGCCCTCTTGATAGGAGGCTTTGACGTCTTCTGCATCACGGTGTCTTACTTCATGATCTTGAAGGCAGTAGTGGGCCTGTCTTCCAAGGAAGCAAGGAGCAAGGCGTTTGGCACATGTACTGCTCACATTTGTGCAATCACCGTCTCTTACAAACCTGCTTTTTTCACCTTCTTTGCACACCGCTTTGGAAGACACAATGTTGCTCCTCATGTTCACATCATCATGGCCAACCTGTATCTACTTCTGCCTCCCATGATGAACCCCATTGTCTATGGAGTGAAGACCAAAGAGATCCATGAAAGTGTCCTGAGGCTGTTCCATGGGGGAAAGGTTATAGTAACCCATAGCCACTGA
- the LOC128349533 gene encoding olfactory receptor 52P1-like, whose translation MLHADASNISSRVASSSFFLLGLPGLEKIQVWLSIPFCFIYATALLGNATLLWVIWTEPSLHKPMYLFLSMLALTDMALPTCVLPKMLAIFWVGAQEITFAACLVQMFLVHALCMLESGTLMAMAYDRYVAICSPLSYTSLLTASTVVKLCIATVVRAMVTVLPVPLLARRLPYCHSHIISHSYCEHMAVVKLACGDTTPNNLYGLILSFVVIGGDLGFIFISYGLILRAVFRLPSQEAQHKALGTCGAHVGVIFILYTPGFFSFLTHRFGHSVPHYVHIFLANIYLFVPAMLNPIIYGAKTKEIRDQILSEDN comes from the exons ATGCTTCATGCAGATGCTTCCAACATCAGCAGCCGcgttgcttcctcctccttctttctcctgGGGCTGCCCGGACTGGAGAAGATACAGGTCTGGCTCTCCATCCCCTTCTGCTTCATCTATGCCACAGCACTCTTGGGCAACGCCACCCTCCTGTGGGTCATCTGGACAGAGCCCAGCCTGCACAAGCCCATGTACCTCTTCCTCTCCATGCTGGCCTTAACTGACATGGCCTTGCCCACTTGCGTCCTCCCCAAGATGCTGGCCATCTTCTGGGTGGGTGCCCAAGAAATCacctttgctgcctgcctggtgcaGATGTTCTTGGTTCATGCACTGTGCATGCTGGAGTCTGGGACGCTGATGGCCATGGCCTACGACCGATACGTAGCCATCTGCTCCCCACTCAGCTACACCTCACTGCTGACTGCCTCCACTGTGGTCAAGTTATGCATTGCCACTGTAGTCCGTGCCATGGTAACTGTCCTGCCTGTCCCATTGCTGGCAAGGAGGCTGCCATATTGCCACTCTCACATCATCTCCCACTCCTACTGTGAGCATATGGCAGTGGTCAAACTGGCCTGTGGGGACACCACACCAAACAACCTCTATGGGTTGATCCTCTCCTTTGTTGTCATTGGTGGTGACCTGGGCTTCATCTTCATCTCCTACGGGCTAATTCTACGAGCTGTATTCCGGTTGCCCTCACAGGAGGCACAGCACAAAGCCCTGGGCACCTGTGGGGCCCATGTGGGGGTCATTTTTATTCTCTACACACCtggcttcttctccttcctcaccCACCGCTTTGGGCACAGTGTCCCCCACTATGTCCACATCTTCCTGGCCAACATCTATTTGTTTGTCCCTGCGATGCTCAACCCCATTATCTATGGGGCCAAGACAAAGGAGATCCGAGACCAG atcctatca GAAGACAATTGA
- the LOC128349534 gene encoding olfactory receptor 52K1-like gives MEAFQEYGASGVANHTRSHSSAFFLSGIPGLEASHLWISIPFCSVFTISLLGNSTLLYVIKTDVTLHKPMFSFLSMLASIDLVLSLTTMPKTLSIFWFRASEISLMACLTQMFFLHTFAIMESAVLLAMAFDRYVAICHPLRYNAILTSSLVAKMGLVALGRAVLLMLPLPFLLRRLPYCHSHVISHCYCEHMAVVRLACANTQFNNIYGIIVAMVVVVLDLSFISLSYAKILRSVLSLATTEEQLRALGTCISHLSTILIFYTPVVLSSIIHRFGHRVAPYIHILLANFYLLFPPMMNPIIYGVKTKQIRERAFRLFHRWKDF, from the coding sequence ATGGAAGCTTTCCAGGAATATGGCGCATCTGGGGTTGCCAACCACACCCGCTCCCACAGCTCAGCGTTCTTCCTCTCTGGGATCCCTGGACTAGAAGCCTCCCACCTCTGGATCTCCATCCCCTTCTGCTCTGTGTTCACCATCTCTCTTCTGGGCAACAGCACCCTCCTGTATGTCATCAAGACAGACGTGACCCTCCATAAGCCCATGTTCTCCTTCCTCTCCATGCTGGCCTCCATCGACCTGGTCTTGTCCCTCACTACCATGCCCAAAACGCTCAGCATCTTCTGGTTCAGGGCCAGTGAGATCAGCCTGATGGCTTGCCTCACCCAGATGTTTTTCCTCCACACCTTTGCCATCATGGAGTCTGCTGTGCTCTTGGCCATGGCCTTTGACCGCTATGTAGCCATCTGCCACCCTCTGAGGTACAACGCCATCCTAACCAGTTCATTGGTGGCCAAGATGGGGCTGGTGGCTTTGGGGCGTGCTGTTCTCCTGATGCTCCCGTTGCCTTTCCTGCTCCGGAGGTTGCCCTATTGCCATTCCCATGTCATCTCCCACTGCTACTGTGAGCACATGGCGGTGGTGAGGCTGGCCTGTGCCAACACACAGTTCAACAACATCTATGGGATCATTGTTGCGATGGTGGTTGTGGTGCTAGACTTGAGCTTTATTAGCCTTTCGTATGCCAAGATTCTAAGGAGTGTCCTCAGCCTGGCTACAACGGAGGAGCAGCTCAGAGCCTTGGGCACCTGCATCTCTCACCTGAGCACCATATTAATTTTCTACACCCCAGTGGTTCTCTCATCCATAATTCACAGGTTTGGTCACCGGGTGGCTCCCTACATACACATCCTGTTGGCCAACTTCTACCTCCTCTTCCCACCCATGATGAACCCCATCATCTATGGGGTGAAAACCAAGCAGATTAGAGAGAGAGCCTTCCGCCTTTTCCACCGGTGGAAGGACTTCTGA
- the LOC128351924 gene encoding olfactory receptor 52P1-like codes for MSLLGTRTKDHSEIWDASNISNHIASSSFFLLGLPGLEKIQVWLSIPFCFIYATALLGNATLLWVIWTEPSLHKPMYLFLSMLALTDMALPTCILPKMLAIFWVGSQGITFAACLVQMFMIHALCAVESGTLTAMAYDRYVAVCFPLSYSSLLTANTVIKLGAIIAARALVIVLPFPFLVKRLPFCHSHLISHSYCEHMAVVKLACGDTTPNNLYGLILSLVIVGADLSFIFISYGLILHAVFRLPSLEARHKALGTCGAHVGVIVILYTPGLFSFLTHRFGHSVPHHVHIFLANIYLMVPAMLNPIVYGAKTKQIRGRVLRALRLGKSFS; via the coding sequence ATGCTTCCAACATCAGCAACCacattgcttcctcctccttctttctcctgGGGCTGCCCGGACTGGAGAAGATACAGGTCTGGCTCTCCATCCCCTTCTGCTTCATCTATGCCACAGCACTCTTGGGCAACGCCACCCTCCTGTGGGTCATCTGGACAGAGCCCAGCCTGCACAAGCCCATGTACCTCTTCCTCTCCATGCTGGCCTTAACTGACATGGCCTTGCCCACTTGCATCCTTCCCAAGATGCTGGCCATCTTCTGGGTGGGTTCCCAAGGGATcacttttgctgcctgcctggtgcaGATGTTCATGATCCATGCCCTCTGTGCAGTAGAGTCTGGGACGCTGACGGCCATGGCCTACGACCGATACGTGGCCGTCTGCTTCCCACTCAGCTACAGCTCACTGCTGACTGCAAACACCGTGATCAAGCTGGGAGCTATTATTGCTGCCCGGGCCCTTGTCATagtcctccctttccctttcctggtgAAGAGGCTGCCATTTTGCCACTCTCACCTCATCTCCCACTCCTACTGTGAGCACATGGCAGTGGTCAAACTGGCCTGTGGGGACACCACACCCAACAACCTCTATGGGCTGATTCTATCCCTTGTCATAGTTGGTGCTGACCTGAGCTTCATCTTCATCTCCTACGGGCTGATCCTCCATGCTGTATTTCGGCTACCCTCTCTGGAGGCACGGCACAAGGCCCTGGGCACCTGCGGGGCCCATGTGGGGGTCATTGTCATTCTTTACACACCTGGCCTGTTCTCCTTCCTCACCCACCGCTTTGGACACAGTGTGCCCCACCACGTCCACATCTTCCTGGCCAACATCTATTTGATGGTCCCAGCTATGCTCAACCCCATTGTCTATGGGGCCAAGACCAAGCAGATCCGTGGCAGGGTGCTGAGGGCCCTGCGTCTTGGAAAGAGCTTCTCCTAG